The proteins below come from a single Anguilla rostrata isolate EN2019 chromosome 3, ASM1855537v3, whole genome shotgun sequence genomic window:
- the nxf1a gene encoding nuclear RNA export factor 1 isoform X5, translating to MLTIRKTEHDDRVGGPQFRNRKGRGPFRGRMYSEQTRQRHRGGPGGGPPGPRARFEDDDGDVAMNDSNSQDGSSQRRFNPYGRQGRRGDGRFGDRRGGGGGGHRMGGGGGGGRKSWFRMTIPHGKKYDKKWLLTALQNLCSVPFTPIQYHTEGNRAQFFIDDASTANALSKVSRKITDTEGYKVTVLMNPCVPPSSIQTDLKPEDLDHLKQCMSKRFDGSQQALDLNSIRTDPDLVSQNIEVILNRKSCMQAVIKIIEENIPGLTCLNMSNNRLYKLEDLAELVSKVPNMKTLNLSNNELKTERELDKLKGFKLVELWLDRNPLCDHFKDQATYISAVRERFPRLLKLDGHDLPPPIGFDVEAPTTLPPCKGSYFVSDEIKSHILRFLQQYYSVYDSGDRQPLLDAYHDGASFSLSMPFSGQNPSRCSLGEYHKDSRNIKKLKDPTTRFRLLKHTRLNVVAFLNELPKTQHDIASFNVDVNTFTNTLLSFTVSGVFKEVDGKSRDSVRAFSRVFVAVPAGNTGLCIVNDELFVRNATTEEIRRAFAAPAPTPSSSPVPTLSAPHQEMLSAFSLKSGMNLEWSQKCLQDNEWDFNRAAQIFTQLKAIGKIPDVAFLK from the exons ATGCTGACTATTCGTAAAACAG AGCATGATGACAGGGTTGGGGGCCCCCAGTTTCGCAACCGAAAAGGACGGGGACCCTTCAGGGGCCGCATGTACAGTGAACAGACGAGGCAGCGGCATCGTGGGGGTCCAGGAGGCGGGCCTCCAGGTCCCAGGGCCAGGTTTGAAGACGACGATGGAGATGTGGCGATGAATGACAGCAACTCACAAGATGGAAGTTCACAGCGCAGATT CAACCCATATGGACGGCAAGGTCGCCGGGGTGATGGGCGGTTTGGCGacagaagaggagggggaggtggaggccaCAGGatgggaggaggtggaggaggggggcgcaAAAGCTGGTTCAGGATGACT ATTCCCCACGGGAAGAAATATGACAAGAAATGGCTGCTCACGGCTCTGCAGAACCTGTGCTCCGTGCCTTTCACTCCCATACAG TACCACACGGAGGGGAACAGGGCGCAGTTTTTCATCGACGATGCCTCCACTGCCAACGCCCTGAGCAAAGTATCGCGCAAGATCACGGACACTGAAGGCTACAAG GTGACTGTACTGATGAACCCCTGCGTCCCCCCCTCCTCGATTCAGACAGACCTGAAGCCAGAGGACCTAGACCATCTAAAG CAATGCATGTCCAAGCGATTTGATGGCTCACAACAAGCACTTGACTTGAACAGCATTAGGACAGACCCAG ACCTGGTTTCCCAGAACATTGAGGTTATTCTGAACAGGAAGAGCTGTATGCAGGCTGTCATCAAAATCATTGAGGAGAATATCCCTGGG CTGACATGTCTAAATATGAGCAACAACAGGCTTTATAAGCTAGAGGATCTGGCAGAGCTGGTCAGTAAGGTGCCGAACATGAAGACACTCAATCTCTCCAACAACGAG CTGAAGACTGAGCGGGAGCTGGACAAATTGAAGGGCTTCAAGCTAGTGGAGCTGTGGCTGGACAGGAATCCGCTGTGCGACCATTTCAAGGACCAGGCCACCTACATCAG CGCTGTGAGAGAACGGTTTCCGCGGTTACTCAAACTG GATGGTCACGATCTGCCCCCGCCCATCGGATTTGACGTGGAAGCGCCCACGACTCTCCCCCCCTGCAAG GGAAGCTACTTCGTGTCAGATGAAATCAAGAGCCACATACTGCGGTTCCTACAACA gtATTACAGCGTTTATGACTCGGGTGACCGGCAGCCTCTGTTGGATGCCTACCACGACGGGGCTTCCTTCTCCCTCAGCATGCCCTTCTCTGGGCAGAACCCCTCCAG GTGCAGTCTAGGGGAGTATCACAAGGACAGCCGCAACATCAAGAAGCTTAAAGATCCCA CCACTCGATTCCGCCTGTTGAAGCACACGCGGTTGAACGTGGTAGCCTTCTTAAACGAGCTGCCCAAGACCCAGCATGACATTGCTTCCTTCAACGTCGATGTGAACACGTTCACT AACACGTTACTGTCATTCACGGTCAGCGGGGTGTTCAAAGAAG TGGACGGTAAATCCAGAGACTCCGTCAGAGCGTTTTCTCGGGTCTTTGTGGCAGTGCCGGCAGGGAATACTGG CTTGTGCATAGTGAACGACGAGCTGTTCGTGCGGAACGCCACGACGGAGGAGATCCGGCGAGCCTTCGCAGCCCCCGCGCCGACGCCCTCCAGCAGCCCCGTCCCCACGCTTTCGGCACCCCATCAGGAAATGCTGTCCGCCTTCTCGCTGAAGTCCGGCATGAACCTCGAGTGGTCGCAAAA GTGTCTTCAGGACAATGAGTGGGATTTCAACCGAGCTGCTCAAATCTTCACACAGCTAAAG GCCATAGGGAAGATCCCAGACGTTGCCTTCTTGAAGTGA
- the nxf1a gene encoding nuclear RNA export factor 1 isoform X2 → MLTIRKTDHDGVVFQREVRSDGWPIREHDDRVGGPQFRNRKGRGPFRGRMYSEQTRQRHRGGPGGGPPGPRARFEDDDGDVAMNDSNSQDGSSQRRFNPYGRQGRRGDGRFGDRRGGGGGGHRMGGGGGGGRKSWFRMTIPHGKKYDKKWLLTALQNLCSVPFTPIQYHTEGNRAQFFIDDASTANALSKVSRKITDTEGYKVTVLMNPCVPPSSIQTDLKPEDLDHLKQCMSKRFDGSQQALDLNSIRTDPDLVSQNIEVILNRKSCMQAVIKIIEENIPGLTCLNMSNNRLYKLEDLAELVSKVPNMKTLNLSNNELKTERELDKLKGFKLVELWLDRNPLCDHFKDQATYISAVRERFPRLLKLDGHDLPPPIGFDVEAPTTLPPCKGSYFVSDEIKSHILRFLQQYYSVYDSGDRQPLLDAYHDGASFSLSMPFSGQNPSRCSLGEYHKDSRNIKKLKDPTTRFRLLKHTRLNVVAFLNELPKTQHDIASFNVDVNTFTNTLLSFTVSGVFKEVDGKSRDSVRAFSRVFVAVPAGNTGLCIVNDELFVRNATTEEIRRAFAAPAPTPSSSPVPTLSAPHQEMLSAFSLKSGMNLEWSQKCLQDNEWDFNRAAQIFTQLKAIGKIPDVAFLK, encoded by the exons ATGCTGACTATTCGTAAAACAG aTCATGATGGCGTCGTCTTCCAGAGAGAGGTCAGGAGTGATGGTTGGCCGATTAGAG AGCATGATGACAGGGTTGGGGGCCCCCAGTTTCGCAACCGAAAAGGACGGGGACCCTTCAGGGGCCGCATGTACAGTGAACAGACGAGGCAGCGGCATCGTGGGGGTCCAGGAGGCGGGCCTCCAGGTCCCAGGGCCAGGTTTGAAGACGACGATGGAGATGTGGCGATGAATGACAGCAACTCACAAGATGGAAGTTCACAGCGCAGATT CAACCCATATGGACGGCAAGGTCGCCGGGGTGATGGGCGGTTTGGCGacagaagaggagggggaggtggaggccaCAGGatgggaggaggtggaggaggggggcgcaAAAGCTGGTTCAGGATGACT ATTCCCCACGGGAAGAAATATGACAAGAAATGGCTGCTCACGGCTCTGCAGAACCTGTGCTCCGTGCCTTTCACTCCCATACAG TACCACACGGAGGGGAACAGGGCGCAGTTTTTCATCGACGATGCCTCCACTGCCAACGCCCTGAGCAAAGTATCGCGCAAGATCACGGACACTGAAGGCTACAAG GTGACTGTACTGATGAACCCCTGCGTCCCCCCCTCCTCGATTCAGACAGACCTGAAGCCAGAGGACCTAGACCATCTAAAG CAATGCATGTCCAAGCGATTTGATGGCTCACAACAAGCACTTGACTTGAACAGCATTAGGACAGACCCAG ACCTGGTTTCCCAGAACATTGAGGTTATTCTGAACAGGAAGAGCTGTATGCAGGCTGTCATCAAAATCATTGAGGAGAATATCCCTGGG CTGACATGTCTAAATATGAGCAACAACAGGCTTTATAAGCTAGAGGATCTGGCAGAGCTGGTCAGTAAGGTGCCGAACATGAAGACACTCAATCTCTCCAACAACGAG CTGAAGACTGAGCGGGAGCTGGACAAATTGAAGGGCTTCAAGCTAGTGGAGCTGTGGCTGGACAGGAATCCGCTGTGCGACCATTTCAAGGACCAGGCCACCTACATCAG CGCTGTGAGAGAACGGTTTCCGCGGTTACTCAAACTG GATGGTCACGATCTGCCCCCGCCCATCGGATTTGACGTGGAAGCGCCCACGACTCTCCCCCCCTGCAAG GGAAGCTACTTCGTGTCAGATGAAATCAAGAGCCACATACTGCGGTTCCTACAACA gtATTACAGCGTTTATGACTCGGGTGACCGGCAGCCTCTGTTGGATGCCTACCACGACGGGGCTTCCTTCTCCCTCAGCATGCCCTTCTCTGGGCAGAACCCCTCCAG GTGCAGTCTAGGGGAGTATCACAAGGACAGCCGCAACATCAAGAAGCTTAAAGATCCCA CCACTCGATTCCGCCTGTTGAAGCACACGCGGTTGAACGTGGTAGCCTTCTTAAACGAGCTGCCCAAGACCCAGCATGACATTGCTTCCTTCAACGTCGATGTGAACACGTTCACT AACACGTTACTGTCATTCACGGTCAGCGGGGTGTTCAAAGAAG TGGACGGTAAATCCAGAGACTCCGTCAGAGCGTTTTCTCGGGTCTTTGTGGCAGTGCCGGCAGGGAATACTGG CTTGTGCATAGTGAACGACGAGCTGTTCGTGCGGAACGCCACGACGGAGGAGATCCGGCGAGCCTTCGCAGCCCCCGCGCCGACGCCCTCCAGCAGCCCCGTCCCCACGCTTTCGGCACCCCATCAGGAAATGCTGTCCGCCTTCTCGCTGAAGTCCGGCATGAACCTCGAGTGGTCGCAAAA GTGTCTTCAGGACAATGAGTGGGATTTCAACCGAGCTGCTCAAATCTTCACACAGCTAAAG GCCATAGGGAAGATCCCAGACGTTGCCTTCTTGAAGTGA
- the nxf1a gene encoding nuclear RNA export factor 1 isoform X3, translating to MKPFRKWYHNFAVVTHMHRDQEHDDRVGGPQFRNRKGRGPFRGRMYSEQTRQRHRGGPGGGPPGPRARFEDDDGDVAMNDSNSQDGSSQRRFNPYGRQGRRGDGRFGDRRGGGGGGHRMGGGGGGGRKSWFRMTIPHGKKYDKKWLLTALQNLCSVPFTPIQYHTEGNRAQFFIDDASTANALSKVSRKITDTEGYKVTVLMNPCVPPSSIQTDLKPEDLDHLKQCMSKRFDGSQQALDLNSIRTDPDLVSQNIEVILNRKSCMQAVIKIIEENIPGLTCLNMSNNRLYKLEDLAELVSKVPNMKTLNLSNNELKTERELDKLKGFKLVELWLDRNPLCDHFKDQATYISAVRERFPRLLKLDGHDLPPPIGFDVEAPTTLPPCKGSYFVSDEIKSHILRFLQQYYSVYDSGDRQPLLDAYHDGASFSLSMPFSGQNPSRCSLGEYHKDSRNIKKLKDPTTRFRLLKHTRLNVVAFLNELPKTQHDIASFNVDVNTFTNTLLSFTVSGVFKEVDGKSRDSVRAFSRVFVAVPAGNTGLCIVNDELFVRNATTEEIRRAFAAPAPTPSSSPVPTLSAPHQEMLSAFSLKSGMNLEWSQKCLQDNEWDFNRAAQIFTQLKAIGKIPDVAFLK from the exons ATGAAACCCTTCAGAAAGTGGTACCATAACTTTGCTGTGGTTACACATATGCACCGTGACCAAG AGCATGATGACAGGGTTGGGGGCCCCCAGTTTCGCAACCGAAAAGGACGGGGACCCTTCAGGGGCCGCATGTACAGTGAACAGACGAGGCAGCGGCATCGTGGGGGTCCAGGAGGCGGGCCTCCAGGTCCCAGGGCCAGGTTTGAAGACGACGATGGAGATGTGGCGATGAATGACAGCAACTCACAAGATGGAAGTTCACAGCGCAGATT CAACCCATATGGACGGCAAGGTCGCCGGGGTGATGGGCGGTTTGGCGacagaagaggagggggaggtggaggccaCAGGatgggaggaggtggaggaggggggcgcaAAAGCTGGTTCAGGATGACT ATTCCCCACGGGAAGAAATATGACAAGAAATGGCTGCTCACGGCTCTGCAGAACCTGTGCTCCGTGCCTTTCACTCCCATACAG TACCACACGGAGGGGAACAGGGCGCAGTTTTTCATCGACGATGCCTCCACTGCCAACGCCCTGAGCAAAGTATCGCGCAAGATCACGGACACTGAAGGCTACAAG GTGACTGTACTGATGAACCCCTGCGTCCCCCCCTCCTCGATTCAGACAGACCTGAAGCCAGAGGACCTAGACCATCTAAAG CAATGCATGTCCAAGCGATTTGATGGCTCACAACAAGCACTTGACTTGAACAGCATTAGGACAGACCCAG ACCTGGTTTCCCAGAACATTGAGGTTATTCTGAACAGGAAGAGCTGTATGCAGGCTGTCATCAAAATCATTGAGGAGAATATCCCTGGG CTGACATGTCTAAATATGAGCAACAACAGGCTTTATAAGCTAGAGGATCTGGCAGAGCTGGTCAGTAAGGTGCCGAACATGAAGACACTCAATCTCTCCAACAACGAG CTGAAGACTGAGCGGGAGCTGGACAAATTGAAGGGCTTCAAGCTAGTGGAGCTGTGGCTGGACAGGAATCCGCTGTGCGACCATTTCAAGGACCAGGCCACCTACATCAG CGCTGTGAGAGAACGGTTTCCGCGGTTACTCAAACTG GATGGTCACGATCTGCCCCCGCCCATCGGATTTGACGTGGAAGCGCCCACGACTCTCCCCCCCTGCAAG GGAAGCTACTTCGTGTCAGATGAAATCAAGAGCCACATACTGCGGTTCCTACAACA gtATTACAGCGTTTATGACTCGGGTGACCGGCAGCCTCTGTTGGATGCCTACCACGACGGGGCTTCCTTCTCCCTCAGCATGCCCTTCTCTGGGCAGAACCCCTCCAG GTGCAGTCTAGGGGAGTATCACAAGGACAGCCGCAACATCAAGAAGCTTAAAGATCCCA CCACTCGATTCCGCCTGTTGAAGCACACGCGGTTGAACGTGGTAGCCTTCTTAAACGAGCTGCCCAAGACCCAGCATGACATTGCTTCCTTCAACGTCGATGTGAACACGTTCACT AACACGTTACTGTCATTCACGGTCAGCGGGGTGTTCAAAGAAG TGGACGGTAAATCCAGAGACTCCGTCAGAGCGTTTTCTCGGGTCTTTGTGGCAGTGCCGGCAGGGAATACTGG CTTGTGCATAGTGAACGACGAGCTGTTCGTGCGGAACGCCACGACGGAGGAGATCCGGCGAGCCTTCGCAGCCCCCGCGCCGACGCCCTCCAGCAGCCCCGTCCCCACGCTTTCGGCACCCCATCAGGAAATGCTGTCCGCCTTCTCGCTGAAGTCCGGCATGAACCTCGAGTGGTCGCAAAA GTGTCTTCAGGACAATGAGTGGGATTTCAACCGAGCTGCTCAAATCTTCACACAGCTAAAG GCCATAGGGAAGATCCCAGACGTTGCCTTCTTGAAGTGA
- the nxf1a gene encoding nuclear RNA export factor 1 isoform X1 — MKPFRKWYHNFAVVTHMHRDQDHDGVVFQREVRSDGWPIREHDDRVGGPQFRNRKGRGPFRGRMYSEQTRQRHRGGPGGGPPGPRARFEDDDGDVAMNDSNSQDGSSQRRFNPYGRQGRRGDGRFGDRRGGGGGGHRMGGGGGGGRKSWFRMTIPHGKKYDKKWLLTALQNLCSVPFTPIQYHTEGNRAQFFIDDASTANALSKVSRKITDTEGYKVTVLMNPCVPPSSIQTDLKPEDLDHLKQCMSKRFDGSQQALDLNSIRTDPDLVSQNIEVILNRKSCMQAVIKIIEENIPGLTCLNMSNNRLYKLEDLAELVSKVPNMKTLNLSNNELKTERELDKLKGFKLVELWLDRNPLCDHFKDQATYISAVRERFPRLLKLDGHDLPPPIGFDVEAPTTLPPCKGSYFVSDEIKSHILRFLQQYYSVYDSGDRQPLLDAYHDGASFSLSMPFSGQNPSRCSLGEYHKDSRNIKKLKDPTTRFRLLKHTRLNVVAFLNELPKTQHDIASFNVDVNTFTNTLLSFTVSGVFKEVDGKSRDSVRAFSRVFVAVPAGNTGLCIVNDELFVRNATTEEIRRAFAAPAPTPSSSPVPTLSAPHQEMLSAFSLKSGMNLEWSQKCLQDNEWDFNRAAQIFTQLKAIGKIPDVAFLK, encoded by the exons ATGAAACCCTTCAGAAAGTGGTACCATAACTTTGCTGTGGTTACACATATGCACCGTGACCAAG aTCATGATGGCGTCGTCTTCCAGAGAGAGGTCAGGAGTGATGGTTGGCCGATTAGAG AGCATGATGACAGGGTTGGGGGCCCCCAGTTTCGCAACCGAAAAGGACGGGGACCCTTCAGGGGCCGCATGTACAGTGAACAGACGAGGCAGCGGCATCGTGGGGGTCCAGGAGGCGGGCCTCCAGGTCCCAGGGCCAGGTTTGAAGACGACGATGGAGATGTGGCGATGAATGACAGCAACTCACAAGATGGAAGTTCACAGCGCAGATT CAACCCATATGGACGGCAAGGTCGCCGGGGTGATGGGCGGTTTGGCGacagaagaggagggggaggtggaggccaCAGGatgggaggaggtggaggaggggggcgcaAAAGCTGGTTCAGGATGACT ATTCCCCACGGGAAGAAATATGACAAGAAATGGCTGCTCACGGCTCTGCAGAACCTGTGCTCCGTGCCTTTCACTCCCATACAG TACCACACGGAGGGGAACAGGGCGCAGTTTTTCATCGACGATGCCTCCACTGCCAACGCCCTGAGCAAAGTATCGCGCAAGATCACGGACACTGAAGGCTACAAG GTGACTGTACTGATGAACCCCTGCGTCCCCCCCTCCTCGATTCAGACAGACCTGAAGCCAGAGGACCTAGACCATCTAAAG CAATGCATGTCCAAGCGATTTGATGGCTCACAACAAGCACTTGACTTGAACAGCATTAGGACAGACCCAG ACCTGGTTTCCCAGAACATTGAGGTTATTCTGAACAGGAAGAGCTGTATGCAGGCTGTCATCAAAATCATTGAGGAGAATATCCCTGGG CTGACATGTCTAAATATGAGCAACAACAGGCTTTATAAGCTAGAGGATCTGGCAGAGCTGGTCAGTAAGGTGCCGAACATGAAGACACTCAATCTCTCCAACAACGAG CTGAAGACTGAGCGGGAGCTGGACAAATTGAAGGGCTTCAAGCTAGTGGAGCTGTGGCTGGACAGGAATCCGCTGTGCGACCATTTCAAGGACCAGGCCACCTACATCAG CGCTGTGAGAGAACGGTTTCCGCGGTTACTCAAACTG GATGGTCACGATCTGCCCCCGCCCATCGGATTTGACGTGGAAGCGCCCACGACTCTCCCCCCCTGCAAG GGAAGCTACTTCGTGTCAGATGAAATCAAGAGCCACATACTGCGGTTCCTACAACA gtATTACAGCGTTTATGACTCGGGTGACCGGCAGCCTCTGTTGGATGCCTACCACGACGGGGCTTCCTTCTCCCTCAGCATGCCCTTCTCTGGGCAGAACCCCTCCAG GTGCAGTCTAGGGGAGTATCACAAGGACAGCCGCAACATCAAGAAGCTTAAAGATCCCA CCACTCGATTCCGCCTGTTGAAGCACACGCGGTTGAACGTGGTAGCCTTCTTAAACGAGCTGCCCAAGACCCAGCATGACATTGCTTCCTTCAACGTCGATGTGAACACGTTCACT AACACGTTACTGTCATTCACGGTCAGCGGGGTGTTCAAAGAAG TGGACGGTAAATCCAGAGACTCCGTCAGAGCGTTTTCTCGGGTCTTTGTGGCAGTGCCGGCAGGGAATACTGG CTTGTGCATAGTGAACGACGAGCTGTTCGTGCGGAACGCCACGACGGAGGAGATCCGGCGAGCCTTCGCAGCCCCCGCGCCGACGCCCTCCAGCAGCCCCGTCCCCACGCTTTCGGCACCCCATCAGGAAATGCTGTCCGCCTTCTCGCTGAAGTCCGGCATGAACCTCGAGTGGTCGCAAAA GTGTCTTCAGGACAATGAGTGGGATTTCAACCGAGCTGCTCAAATCTTCACACAGCTAAAG GCCATAGGGAAGATCCCAGACGTTGCCTTCTTGAAGTGA
- the nxf1a gene encoding nuclear RNA export factor 1 isoform X4: MATADDARYYNEHDDRVGGPQFRNRKGRGPFRGRMYSEQTRQRHRGGPGGGPPGPRARFEDDDGDVAMNDSNSQDGSSQRRFNPYGRQGRRGDGRFGDRRGGGGGGHRMGGGGGGGRKSWFRMTIPHGKKYDKKWLLTALQNLCSVPFTPIQYHTEGNRAQFFIDDASTANALSKVSRKITDTEGYKVTVLMNPCVPPSSIQTDLKPEDLDHLKQCMSKRFDGSQQALDLNSIRTDPDLVSQNIEVILNRKSCMQAVIKIIEENIPGLTCLNMSNNRLYKLEDLAELVSKVPNMKTLNLSNNELKTERELDKLKGFKLVELWLDRNPLCDHFKDQATYISAVRERFPRLLKLDGHDLPPPIGFDVEAPTTLPPCKGSYFVSDEIKSHILRFLQQYYSVYDSGDRQPLLDAYHDGASFSLSMPFSGQNPSRCSLGEYHKDSRNIKKLKDPTTRFRLLKHTRLNVVAFLNELPKTQHDIASFNVDVNTFTNTLLSFTVSGVFKEVDGKSRDSVRAFSRVFVAVPAGNTGLCIVNDELFVRNATTEEIRRAFAAPAPTPSSSPVPTLSAPHQEMLSAFSLKSGMNLEWSQKCLQDNEWDFNRAAQIFTQLKAIGKIPDVAFLK; this comes from the exons ATGGCGACGGCAGACGATGCCCGATACTACAACG AGCATGATGACAGGGTTGGGGGCCCCCAGTTTCGCAACCGAAAAGGACGGGGACCCTTCAGGGGCCGCATGTACAGTGAACAGACGAGGCAGCGGCATCGTGGGGGTCCAGGAGGCGGGCCTCCAGGTCCCAGGGCCAGGTTTGAAGACGACGATGGAGATGTGGCGATGAATGACAGCAACTCACAAGATGGAAGTTCACAGCGCAGATT CAACCCATATGGACGGCAAGGTCGCCGGGGTGATGGGCGGTTTGGCGacagaagaggagggggaggtggaggccaCAGGatgggaggaggtggaggaggggggcgcaAAAGCTGGTTCAGGATGACT ATTCCCCACGGGAAGAAATATGACAAGAAATGGCTGCTCACGGCTCTGCAGAACCTGTGCTCCGTGCCTTTCACTCCCATACAG TACCACACGGAGGGGAACAGGGCGCAGTTTTTCATCGACGATGCCTCCACTGCCAACGCCCTGAGCAAAGTATCGCGCAAGATCACGGACACTGAAGGCTACAAG GTGACTGTACTGATGAACCCCTGCGTCCCCCCCTCCTCGATTCAGACAGACCTGAAGCCAGAGGACCTAGACCATCTAAAG CAATGCATGTCCAAGCGATTTGATGGCTCACAACAAGCACTTGACTTGAACAGCATTAGGACAGACCCAG ACCTGGTTTCCCAGAACATTGAGGTTATTCTGAACAGGAAGAGCTGTATGCAGGCTGTCATCAAAATCATTGAGGAGAATATCCCTGGG CTGACATGTCTAAATATGAGCAACAACAGGCTTTATAAGCTAGAGGATCTGGCAGAGCTGGTCAGTAAGGTGCCGAACATGAAGACACTCAATCTCTCCAACAACGAG CTGAAGACTGAGCGGGAGCTGGACAAATTGAAGGGCTTCAAGCTAGTGGAGCTGTGGCTGGACAGGAATCCGCTGTGCGACCATTTCAAGGACCAGGCCACCTACATCAG CGCTGTGAGAGAACGGTTTCCGCGGTTACTCAAACTG GATGGTCACGATCTGCCCCCGCCCATCGGATTTGACGTGGAAGCGCCCACGACTCTCCCCCCCTGCAAG GGAAGCTACTTCGTGTCAGATGAAATCAAGAGCCACATACTGCGGTTCCTACAACA gtATTACAGCGTTTATGACTCGGGTGACCGGCAGCCTCTGTTGGATGCCTACCACGACGGGGCTTCCTTCTCCCTCAGCATGCCCTTCTCTGGGCAGAACCCCTCCAG GTGCAGTCTAGGGGAGTATCACAAGGACAGCCGCAACATCAAGAAGCTTAAAGATCCCA CCACTCGATTCCGCCTGTTGAAGCACACGCGGTTGAACGTGGTAGCCTTCTTAAACGAGCTGCCCAAGACCCAGCATGACATTGCTTCCTTCAACGTCGATGTGAACACGTTCACT AACACGTTACTGTCATTCACGGTCAGCGGGGTGTTCAAAGAAG TGGACGGTAAATCCAGAGACTCCGTCAGAGCGTTTTCTCGGGTCTTTGTGGCAGTGCCGGCAGGGAATACTGG CTTGTGCATAGTGAACGACGAGCTGTTCGTGCGGAACGCCACGACGGAGGAGATCCGGCGAGCCTTCGCAGCCCCCGCGCCGACGCCCTCCAGCAGCCCCGTCCCCACGCTTTCGGCACCCCATCAGGAAATGCTGTCCGCCTTCTCGCTGAAGTCCGGCATGAACCTCGAGTGGTCGCAAAA GTGTCTTCAGGACAATGAGTGGGATTTCAACCGAGCTGCTCAAATCTTCACACAGCTAAAG GCCATAGGGAAGATCCCAGACGTTGCCTTCTTGAAGTGA